In a single window of the Fusarium falciforme chromosome 3, complete sequence genome:
- a CDS encoding Chromosome segregation in meiosis protein produces MAGIASDPANGLDNYDVDDFSDDPFASPPPESSSKKRKEPDSGLGIDEEVDVKKRARAPNVKLDEDRLLGPKGIPKLRQRARDLKIKGKGHEFSDASRLLSFYQLWLDDLFPKAKFLDALAMVEKAGHKKRIVIARNDWINEGKPKDHIANGEEEEEEDLFGENNASQPAGPEHTTTTEPSRAKTPQRDNDVPDDDDIYDATPRPARHTLPIRNEVPEEDDLEALIAEAEGQEAAKKSKPSEPEPDGDDLDALIAEAEGHDQAPMKNGPEPKGGDDFADEEAAMQEMDGLW; encoded by the exons ATGGCTGGCATTGCCTCGGATCCAGCAAACGGCCTGGATAATTACGACGTCGACGACTTTTCCGACGACCCTTTTGCTTCTCCCCCTCCAGAATCCTCCTCCAAGAAACGAAAGGAGCCAGATTCCGGCCTTGGAATTGATGAGGAAGTCGACGTCAAGAAGCGGGCTCGAGCACCCAATGTCAAGCTTGACGAGGACAG GTTGCTAGGTCCAAAAGGAATCCCCAAGCTACGGCAGAGAGCGCGCGACCTAAAGATCAAGGGCAAAGGCCATGAA TTCTCGGATGCCTCCCGCCTCCTGTCCTTTTACCAGCTCTGGCTCGACGACCTCTTCCCAAAAGCCAAGTTCCTCGACGCCCTCGCCATGGTCGAAAAGGCCGGTCACAAGAAACGGATCGTGATAGCGCGCAATGACTGGATCAATGAGGGCAAACCTAAGGATCACATTGCAAatggggaggaggaagaggaggaggatctaTTCGGCGAGAACAATGCATCACAGCCAGCGGGCCCAGAACACACCACCACGACAGAACCGTCAAGGGCAAAGACACCACAACGGGATAACGACGTGCCagatgatgacgacatcTACGATGCAACACCCCGACCAGCTCGCCACACCCTACCGATCCGCAACGAAGTCCCCGAAGAAGACGACCTCGAGGCtctcatcgccgaggccgagggccAGGAGGCAGCGAAGAAGTCAAAGCCTTCAGAGCCTGAaccagatggtgatgatctaGACGCTCTGATTGCTGAAGCAGAGGGCCATGATCAAGCACCAATGAAGAACGGACCAGAGCCAAAGGGAGGTGATGACTTTGCGGACGAAGAGGCAGCGATGCAGGAGATGGACGGATTGTGGTGA
- a CDS encoding BZIP domain-containing protein gives MQAALFRHNQTKQPTYEPFGATAMNPIEMMTPGSFTDATTPPVDATTMNPMEMMTPKSFTGGESPSMASIKEEPSTPSSDSTSQKKPTKKRKSWGQVLPEPKTNLPPRKRAKTEDEKEQRRVERVLRNRRAAQSSRERKRLESEALMKRNKELENQLGELQRTNMLLANELAQYRRTYGIVTRSSSPLDSLRENAVTLSPELFGSQNATGMVDVMTPPHATVNPASLSPSLSPVTDSAATPVKEEPSMDVTTCELTPSTSPDLAQHPAEMLSIDLQFANLDGANIGLAPAASDDVAFSLGDSYDSSSDADRFVLENGLVKNGLFDSPCSSNLSEDYLLDYPSPSSNIYDDFDISQFFVDDATTAASEPLSSCDFSAANHALEPKVHDLVSPVS, from the exons ATGCAAGCAGCTCTATTCCGACACAACCAAACCAAACAGCCCACATATGAACCATTTGGCGCTACCGCGATGAACCCCATAGAGATGATGACCCCCGGGTCCTTTACCGACGCCACTACACCTCCTGTCGACGCTACCACTATGAACCCaatggagatgatgacaCCCAAGTCGTTTACCGGTGGAGAGAGTCCTTCTATGGCTTCCATCAAGGAAGAGCCCTCAACACCCTCATCAGACTCAACTTCCCAGAAGAAGCccaccaagaagcgcaagtcCTGGGGTCAGGTCCTCCCTGAGCCCAAGACAAACCTCCCTCCTAG GAAACGGGCCAAGACCGAAGATGAAAAGGAGCAGCGTCGTGTCGAGCGTGTTCTCCGTAACCGCCGCGCCGCCCAGTCTTCCCGTGAACGCAAGAGGCTCGAGTCCGAAGCCCTCATGAAGAGGaacaaggagctcgagaacCAGCTTGGCGAGCTTCAGAGGACCAACATGTTGCTCGCCAACGAGCTTGCCCAGTACCGACGCACCTATGGAATTGTTACTCGATCTTCCTCTCCCCTGGACTCCCTTCGAGAGAACGCTGTTACCCTGTCACCAGAGCTCTTTGGCTCTCAGAACGCCACTGGCATGGTCGATGTCATGACACCCCCACACGCCACTGTCAACCCTGCGTCTCTCTCCCCCAGCCTTTCTCCGGTAACCGACTCTGCCGCGACCCCCGTGAAGGAGGAGCCGTCTATGGATGTGACTACCTGTGAACTGACCCCTAGCACCTCTCCCGACCTGGCACAACATCCTGCTGAGATGTTGTCTATCGACCTGCAGT TCGCCAACCTTGACGGCGCCAACATCGGGTTGGCTCCGGCAGCTTCGGATGATGTCGCTTTTAGCCTCGGTGATTCTTACGACTCTTCCTCTGACGCTGACCGATTCGTCCTCGAAAACGGTCTCGTCAAGAATGGTCTCTTCGATTCTCCTTGCTCTTCAAACCTCAGCGAGGACTACCTCCTCGACTACCCCTCTCCTTCGTCCAACATCTACGACGACTTCGACATTAGCCAGTTCTTCGTCGACGACGCAACCACGGCCGCTTCGGAACCTCTGTCATCTTGTGACTTCTCCGCTGCGAACCACGCCCTCGAGCCCAAGGTCCATGATCTTGTGTCTCCAGTCTCTTAG